CTTGATATCCTCTTTGGTACATTCGCTAATCAAAACCATTTGGAGGATCTCATGAAAAGAACGACAAGCATCGCAATCCTGGCCATTTTCGGCATCATCGTACTCAGCACCCTGACTTTCGCCGGCCCCATGCGCGGCAACGGCGGCATGGGTGGCATGGGCGGCGCCGGGGACTGCACGGGCCGGAACATGAACCCTGCCATCCAGCAATTGCCCCAGGAAAAGCAGGACCAGCTCAAGAGCATCCTGGACGAACACCGCAAGGACATGGCCCCCATGCACAACGCCATGTGGGAGAAGCACACCCTGCTCAAGGCCCTGTCCGGCAACCCCAACACCAAGCCTGAAACCATCACCGCCCTGGTCGGCGAATTGAGCGACCTGCGCGTCCAGATGCAGACCAAGCGCGAAGCCCTGCAGGCCAGGGTGAGCAAGGAAATCGGCATCGACCTGCCCATGGGTTTTGGCATGCATGACCGCCGGGGCAAGGGCGGACATGGCCGTGGCCACGGTGAATTCGGCCAGCGCGGCATGGGCCGGGGCATGAATCCCGGCATGAATCCTGGCATAGGTCCGGACATGGTGCCAGCCCCGAACGACGCTCCCGCCACTCCGGGCGCATAAGGCACATCAAGCAAATCCCTTCGCACTCAGGGCGACATCGCCTGCCGGGCGGCCT
The Desulfomicrobium macestii DNA segment above includes these coding regions:
- a CDS encoding periplasmic heavy metal sensor is translated as MKRTTSIAILAIFGIIVLSTLTFAGPMRGNGGMGGMGGAGDCTGRNMNPAIQQLPQEKQDQLKSILDEHRKDMAPMHNAMWEKHTLLKALSGNPNTKPETITALVGELSDLRVQMQTKREALQARVSKEIGIDLPMGFGMHDRRGKGGHGRGHGEFGQRGMGRGMNPGMNPGIGPDMVPAPNDAPATPGA